One window from the genome of Epinephelus moara isolate mb chromosome 5, YSFRI_EMoa_1.0, whole genome shotgun sequence encodes:
- the pnpla6 gene encoding patatin-like phospholipase domain-containing protein 6 isoform X2, which translates to MGQSTSEQEVQAENPEDGFENIKILVEEELQTSMMVGMVIGAGIAIVLIAILIFFILRRIQLRNREAQEAPKYRFRKRDKVMFYGRKIMRKVSQSTSSLVGTSSSSRPRLKKKQKMLNIAKKILRFKKEVPTLQAKEPPPSVLEADLTEFDVANSHLPSEVLYMLKNVRVLGHFEKPLFLELCKHMVFVQFQQGEYVFRPGQPDSSIYVVQDGKLELCLTGTDGKESVVKEVYPGDSVHSLLSILDVITGHQKPYKTVSARAAEVSTVLRLPVEAFLSIFEKYPESLVRVVQIIMVRLQRVTVLALHNYLGLTNELFSHEMQPSRLPPPSPHPTRTSPIRHGKRFGSLTVTEEHREAAIKGEASGGEQGKDGATVPTLSRTISMPVDIAGIQKSLRSDFDMAYERGRISVSAEDGNTPPTFTRSVSQDQRERRVTVDEVPSGIYLYPEEESGVDNIFTPVSSRSCAALFEEAQKEILKLMKIEEPSLINGKVTLHHAKAGAVLARQGDQDVSLHFVLSGCLHVYQRMIDKQEAVCLFVTHPGEMVGQLAVLTGEPLIFTIKAVRDCTFLKISKSDFYEIMREQPSVVLSAAHTVAIRMSPFVRQMDFAIDWMAVEAGRALYRQDDQSDCTYIVLNGRLRSVIRKANGKKELVGEYGRGDLIGVVEALTRQPRATTVHAVRDTELVKLPEGTLNNIKRRYPQVVTRLIHLLGQKILGNLQQGRGPFSGSALNLPSMTASADVTNPASNLSTVAVLPVCDEVPINAFNLELSHALNAIGPTLLLTSEIIRERLGASALDSIHEYRLSGWLAQQEDINRIVLYQTDNSMTPWTQRCIRQADCILIVGLGDQEPALGELEQMLENTAVRALKQLVLLHREDGPGPSRTVEWLNMRSWCSGHLHLKCPRRVFSRRSPSKLREVYEKVFEKTADRHSDFSRLARVLTGNSIAVVLGGGGARGCSHVGVIKAMEEAGIPIDIVGGTSIGSFIGALYAEERSAVRTKQRAREWSKAMNSVFKTVLDLTYPITSMFSGSAFNTSIYKVFQDKQAEDLWLPYFNVTTDITASAMRVHQDGCVWRYVRASASYTPYLPPLCDPKDGHLLVDGCYVNNVPADIARNMGARTVIAIDVGSQDETDLCNYGDCLSGWWLLWKRINPWAEKVKVPDMAEIQSRLAYVSCVRQLEVVKKSAYCEYIRPPIDRFKTMDFGKFDEIYDVGYQHGKLLFTGWARGDIIENMLRDHRSADYNDSKRTDSCSCVGADFTDLAEIVSRIEPVQSYVAADAEESDCLTEYEEDGMDTVREEEGEEEEEEAEDPEDHSPGEWGQNGVFQTDEEKSVRQRRKLTSDSNTSEVSDC; encoded by the exons GACGGGTTTGAAAACATCAAGATATTAGTGGAGGAGGAACTACAGACGAGCATG ATGGTGGGGATGGTGATTGGTGCTGGCATCGCCATAGTCCTCATCGCCATCCTCATCTTCTTCATCTTGCGGAGGATCCAGCTTCGAA ACCGAGAAGCTCAGGAGGCACCCAAGTACCGCTTTCGCAAGAGAGACAAAGTCATGTTCTATGGGCGAAAGATAATGCGTAAA GTCTCGCAGTCTACCTCTTCCCTGGTGGGTACATCCTCTTCCTCTCGGCCGCGCctaaagaagaagcagaagatgcTCAACATTGCCAAAAA GATCCTGCGCTTTAAGAAGGAGGTGCCCACTCTGCAGGCCAAGGAGCCCCCTCCCTCGGTGCTGGAGGCTGACCTCACCGAGTTTGACGTGGCCAACTCCCACCTCCCCTCCGAGGTGCTCTACATGCTCAAAAATGTCCG TGTGCTGGGTCACTTTGAGAAGCCCCTCTTCCTGGAGCTGTGTAAACACATGGTGTTCGTGCAGTTCCAACAAGGGGAGTACGTCTTCAGGCCGGGCCAGCCCGACAGCAGCATCTACGTGGTTCAGGATGGGAAACTAGAATTGTGCCTTACTGGAACG GATGGCAAAGAAAGTGTGGTGAAGGAAGTTTACCCAGGAGACAGTGTCCACAGCCTCCTCAGCATCCTGGATGTCATCACA GGCCACCAGAAGCCTTACAAAACGGTGTCGGCACGGGCTGCAGAGGTTTCAACTGTTCTCCGTTTACCTGTAGAGGCCTTCCTCTCTATATTTGAGAAGTACCCTGAGAGCCTGGTGCGGGTCGTACAg ATTATCATGGTTCGTCTCCAAAGAGTTACAGTCCTAGCCCTGCACAACTATCTGGGCCTCACCAATGAGCTCTTTAGCCAT GAAATGCAGCCCTCGCGTCTGCCACCTCCGTCTCCCCACCCAACTCGCACCAGTCCCATACGGCATGGCAAGCGCTTTGGCAGCCTGACCGTGACGGAGGAGCACCGGGAAGCTGCCATTAAGGGTGAAGCTTCAG GAGGGGAACAAGGGAAGGATGGAGCAACAGTGCCAACTCTTAGCAGGACCATCTCCATGCCTGTGGACATTGCTG GTATACAGAAAAGTCTGAGATCGGACTTTGACATGGCGTACGAACGGGGACggatctctgtctctgcagaggATGGCAACACTCCTCCTACGTTTACTCGG TCTGTATCCCAGGACCAGCGGGAGAGGAGGGTGACAGTAGACGAGGTTCCCTCAGGGATCTATCTGTATCCAGAGGAAGAGTCGGGAGTGGACAATATCTTCACACCCGTGTCCAGTCGGTCCTGTGCTGCTTTGTTTGAGGAAGCTCAGAAAGAGATCCTCAAACTCATGAAGATTgag GAGCCATCCTTGATAAATGGGAAAGTGACTCTGCACCATGCAAAAGCTGGAGCCGTCTTAGCCAGACAGGGAGACCAG GACGTGAGTCTGCACTTTGTCCTCTCTGGCTGTTTGCATGTCTACCAGCGTATGATTGACAAGCAGGAAGCCGTCTGCTTGTTCGTGACCCACCCGGGGGAGATGGTGGGTCAGCTCGCCGTGCTCACCGGAGAGCCCCTCATCTTCACCATCAAGGCCGTCCGAGACTGCACTTTCCTGAAGATCTCAAAGTCTGATTTCTACGA GATCATGAGGGAGCAGCCCAGTGTGGTGCTGAGTGCTGCTCACACGGTGGCCATCCGCATGTCCCCTTTTGTCAGACAGATGGACTTTGCTATTGACTGGATGGCTGTGGAGGCCGGCAGAGCCCTCTACAG acaagacgACCAGTCAGACTGCACCTACATTGTTCTGAATGGACGTCTGCGTTCAGTCATCCGCAAGGCAAATGGCAAGAAAGAACTAGTTGGGGAATACGGCAGAGGAGATCTCATCGGAGTG GTGGAAGCCTTGACCAGACAGCCAAGAGCCACCACCGTCCACGctgtgagagacacagagctggtcAAACTGCCAGAGGGAACACTCAACAACATCAAAAGACGATATCCCCAG GTGGTGACGAGGTTGATCCACTTGTTAGGCCAGAAGATTCTGGGGAACCTGCAGCAGGGTCGCGGACCCTTTTCAG GTTCAGCCCTGAATCTGCCCAGTATGACAGCCAGTGCTGATGTCACCAACCCAGCCAGCAACCTCTCCACTGTGGCTGTCCTGCCTGTATGCGATGAGGTGCCGATCAATGCGTTCAACCTGGAGCTCAGCCATGCCCTCAATGCCATTG GGCCCACTCTGCTGTTAACCAGCGAAATAATCAGAGAGCGACTGGGCGCCTCTGCTTTGGACAG TATCCATGAGTACCGTCTCTCCGGCTGGCTGGCCCAGCAGGAGGACATCAACCGGATTGTTCTCTACCAGACTGACAACAGCATGACGCCATGGACTCAGCGCTGCATCCGCCAGGCTGACTGCATCCTCATCGTGGGCCTGGGGGACCAGGAGCCTGCCCTGGGAGAG TTGGAGCAGATGCTGGAAAACACAGCAGTCCGGGCTCTGAAGCAGCTGGTTCTTTTGCACAGAGAGGATGGGCCGGGCCCCTCCAGGACGGTCGAGTGGCTCAACATGCGTAGCTGGTGCTCCGGGCACCTGCACCTCAAATGTCCCCGCAGGGTTTTCTCCAGACGCAGCCCCAGCAAACTA AGGGAGGTGTATGAGAAGGTGTTTGAGAAAacggcagacagacacagtgacttcTCTCGGCTGGCCCGAGTCCTGACTGGAAACAGCATCGCTGTGGTGCTGGGAGGAGGCGGAGCCAG AGGCTGCTCGCATGTGGGTGTGATCAAAGCTATGGAGGAAGCGGGGATTCCTATTGACATAGTGGGTGGGACCTCAATCGGCTCATTCATCGGCGCGCTGTATGCTGAGGAGAGGAGTGCCGTCAGAACCAAACAGAGAGCCAGAGAGTGGTCCAAG GCAATGAACTCAGTCTTCAAAACAGTCCTGGACCTGACCTATCCCATCACGTCCATGTTCTCCGGTTCTGCCTTCAACACCAGCATCTATAAAGTGTTCCAGGACAAGCAAGCTGAG GACCTGTGGCTGCCATACTTTAACGTCACCACCGACATCACGGCCTCAGCCATGCGTGTTCACCAGGATG GTTGCGTCTGGCGATATGTTAGAGCCAGCGCCTCCTACACCCCCTATTTACCTCCCCTGTGCGACCCCAAGGATGGCCACTTGCTTGTGGATGGTTGCTATGTTAACAATGTCCCAG CGGACATTGCGAGGAACATGGGTGCCAGAACAGTCATTGCCATCGACGTGGGTAGCCAAGATGAAACCGACCTCTGTAACTATGGCGACTGCCTGTCTGGCTGGTGGTTGCTGTGGAAACGAATCAATCCCTGGGCAGAGAAAGTAAAG GTCCCCGACATGGCAGAGATCCAGTCTCGGTTGGCCTACGTGTCTTGTGTGAGGCagttagaggtggtgaagaagAGTGCCTACTGCGAGTACATCAGACCGCCCATCGATCGCTTCAAGACCATGGACTTCGGCAAGTTTGATGAGATCTAT GATGTGGGCTACCAGCATGGCAAGTTGCTGTTCACTGGCTGGGCCCGAGGTGACATTATCGAGAACATGCTGAGGGACCATCGCTCAGCCGATTACAACGACAGCAAGAGAACTGAC TCCTGCTCGTGTGTGGGAGCTGACTTCACTGACCTTGCAGAGATTGTATCCAGGATAGAGCCAGTCCAAAGCTACGTAGCTGCAGATG CGGAGGAGTCAGACTGTCTGACAGAGTACGAGGAAGACGGGATGGACActgtgagagaggaggagggggaggaagaggaggaagaggcagaggaCCCTGAGGATCACTCCCCTGGAGAGTGGGGCCAGAACGGAGTCTTTCAAACT GATGAGGAGAAATCTGTGAGACAGCGCAGGAAACTCACCAGTGACTCCAACACCTCCGAGGTCTCCGATTGCTGA
- the pnpla6 gene encoding patatin-like phospholipase domain-containing protein 6 isoform X1, translating into MGQSTSEQEVQAENPEDGFENIKILVEEELQTSMMVGMVIGAGIAIVLIAILIFFILRRIQLRNREAQEAPKYRFRKRDKVMFYGRKIMRKVSQSTSSLVGTSSSSRPRLKKKQKMLNIAKKILRFKKEVPTLQAKEPPPSVLEADLTEFDVANSHLPSEVLYMLKNVRVLGHFEKPLFLELCKHMVFVQFQQGEYVFRPGQPDSSIYVVQDGKLELCLTGTDGKESVVKEVYPGDSVHSLLSILDVITGHQKPYKTVSARAAEVSTVLRLPVEAFLSIFEKYPESLVRVVQIIMVRLQRVTVLALHNYLGLTNELFSHEMQPSRLPPPSPHPTRTSPIRHGKRFGSLTVTEEHREAAIKGEASGGEQGKDGATVPTLSRTISMPVDIAGIQKSLRSDFDMAYERGRISVSAEDGNTPPTFTRSVSQDQRERRVTVDEVPSGIYLYPEEESGVDNIFTPVSSRSCAALFEEAQKEILKLMKIEEPSLINGKVTLHHAKAGAVLARQGDQDVSLHFVLSGCLHVYQRMIDKQEAVCLFVTHPGEMVGQLAVLTGEPLIFTIKAVRDCTFLKISKSDFYEIMREQPSVVLSAAHTVAIRMSPFVRQMDFAIDWMAVEAGRALYRQDDQSDCTYIVLNGRLRSVIRKANGKKELVGEYGRGDLIGVVEALTRQPRATTVHAVRDTELVKLPEGTLNNIKRRYPQVVTRLIHLLGQKILGNLQQGRGPFSGSALNLPSMTASADVTNPASNLSTVAVLPVCDEVPINAFNLELSHALNAIGPTLLLTSEIIRERLGASALDSIHEYRLSGWLAQQEDINRIVLYQTDNSMTPWTQRCIRQADCILIVGLGDQEPALGELEQMLENTAVRALKQLVLLHREDGPGPSRTVEWLNMRSWCSGHLHLKCPRRVFSRRSPSKLREVYEKVFEKTADRHSDFSRLARVLTGNSIAVVLGGGGARGCSHVGVIKAMEEAGIPIDIVGGTSIGSFIGALYAEERSAVRTKQRAREWSKAMNSVFKTVLDLTYPITSMFSGSAFNTSIYKVFQDKQAEDLWLPYFNVTTDITASAMRVHQDGSLWRYVRASMTLSGYLPPLCDPKDGNLLMDGGYINNLPADIARNMGARTVIAIDVGSQDETDLCNYGDCLSGWWLLWKRINPWAEKVKVPDMAEIQSRLAYVSCVRQLEVVKKSAYCEYIRPPIDRFKTMDFGKFDEIYDVGYQHGKLLFTGWARGDIIENMLRDHRSADYNDSKRTDSCSCVGADFTDLAEIVSRIEPVQSYVAADAEESDCLTEYEEDGMDTVREEEGEEEEEEAEDPEDHSPGEWGQNGVFQTDEEKSVRQRRKLTSDSNTSEVSDC; encoded by the exons GACGGGTTTGAAAACATCAAGATATTAGTGGAGGAGGAACTACAGACGAGCATG ATGGTGGGGATGGTGATTGGTGCTGGCATCGCCATAGTCCTCATCGCCATCCTCATCTTCTTCATCTTGCGGAGGATCCAGCTTCGAA ACCGAGAAGCTCAGGAGGCACCCAAGTACCGCTTTCGCAAGAGAGACAAAGTCATGTTCTATGGGCGAAAGATAATGCGTAAA GTCTCGCAGTCTACCTCTTCCCTGGTGGGTACATCCTCTTCCTCTCGGCCGCGCctaaagaagaagcagaagatgcTCAACATTGCCAAAAA GATCCTGCGCTTTAAGAAGGAGGTGCCCACTCTGCAGGCCAAGGAGCCCCCTCCCTCGGTGCTGGAGGCTGACCTCACCGAGTTTGACGTGGCCAACTCCCACCTCCCCTCCGAGGTGCTCTACATGCTCAAAAATGTCCG TGTGCTGGGTCACTTTGAGAAGCCCCTCTTCCTGGAGCTGTGTAAACACATGGTGTTCGTGCAGTTCCAACAAGGGGAGTACGTCTTCAGGCCGGGCCAGCCCGACAGCAGCATCTACGTGGTTCAGGATGGGAAACTAGAATTGTGCCTTACTGGAACG GATGGCAAAGAAAGTGTGGTGAAGGAAGTTTACCCAGGAGACAGTGTCCACAGCCTCCTCAGCATCCTGGATGTCATCACA GGCCACCAGAAGCCTTACAAAACGGTGTCGGCACGGGCTGCAGAGGTTTCAACTGTTCTCCGTTTACCTGTAGAGGCCTTCCTCTCTATATTTGAGAAGTACCCTGAGAGCCTGGTGCGGGTCGTACAg ATTATCATGGTTCGTCTCCAAAGAGTTACAGTCCTAGCCCTGCACAACTATCTGGGCCTCACCAATGAGCTCTTTAGCCAT GAAATGCAGCCCTCGCGTCTGCCACCTCCGTCTCCCCACCCAACTCGCACCAGTCCCATACGGCATGGCAAGCGCTTTGGCAGCCTGACCGTGACGGAGGAGCACCGGGAAGCTGCCATTAAGGGTGAAGCTTCAG GAGGGGAACAAGGGAAGGATGGAGCAACAGTGCCAACTCTTAGCAGGACCATCTCCATGCCTGTGGACATTGCTG GTATACAGAAAAGTCTGAGATCGGACTTTGACATGGCGTACGAACGGGGACggatctctgtctctgcagaggATGGCAACACTCCTCCTACGTTTACTCGG TCTGTATCCCAGGACCAGCGGGAGAGGAGGGTGACAGTAGACGAGGTTCCCTCAGGGATCTATCTGTATCCAGAGGAAGAGTCGGGAGTGGACAATATCTTCACACCCGTGTCCAGTCGGTCCTGTGCTGCTTTGTTTGAGGAAGCTCAGAAAGAGATCCTCAAACTCATGAAGATTgag GAGCCATCCTTGATAAATGGGAAAGTGACTCTGCACCATGCAAAAGCTGGAGCCGTCTTAGCCAGACAGGGAGACCAG GACGTGAGTCTGCACTTTGTCCTCTCTGGCTGTTTGCATGTCTACCAGCGTATGATTGACAAGCAGGAAGCCGTCTGCTTGTTCGTGACCCACCCGGGGGAGATGGTGGGTCAGCTCGCCGTGCTCACCGGAGAGCCCCTCATCTTCACCATCAAGGCCGTCCGAGACTGCACTTTCCTGAAGATCTCAAAGTCTGATTTCTACGA GATCATGAGGGAGCAGCCCAGTGTGGTGCTGAGTGCTGCTCACACGGTGGCCATCCGCATGTCCCCTTTTGTCAGACAGATGGACTTTGCTATTGACTGGATGGCTGTGGAGGCCGGCAGAGCCCTCTACAG acaagacgACCAGTCAGACTGCACCTACATTGTTCTGAATGGACGTCTGCGTTCAGTCATCCGCAAGGCAAATGGCAAGAAAGAACTAGTTGGGGAATACGGCAGAGGAGATCTCATCGGAGTG GTGGAAGCCTTGACCAGACAGCCAAGAGCCACCACCGTCCACGctgtgagagacacagagctggtcAAACTGCCAGAGGGAACACTCAACAACATCAAAAGACGATATCCCCAG GTGGTGACGAGGTTGATCCACTTGTTAGGCCAGAAGATTCTGGGGAACCTGCAGCAGGGTCGCGGACCCTTTTCAG GTTCAGCCCTGAATCTGCCCAGTATGACAGCCAGTGCTGATGTCACCAACCCAGCCAGCAACCTCTCCACTGTGGCTGTCCTGCCTGTATGCGATGAGGTGCCGATCAATGCGTTCAACCTGGAGCTCAGCCATGCCCTCAATGCCATTG GGCCCACTCTGCTGTTAACCAGCGAAATAATCAGAGAGCGACTGGGCGCCTCTGCTTTGGACAG TATCCATGAGTACCGTCTCTCCGGCTGGCTGGCCCAGCAGGAGGACATCAACCGGATTGTTCTCTACCAGACTGACAACAGCATGACGCCATGGACTCAGCGCTGCATCCGCCAGGCTGACTGCATCCTCATCGTGGGCCTGGGGGACCAGGAGCCTGCCCTGGGAGAG TTGGAGCAGATGCTGGAAAACACAGCAGTCCGGGCTCTGAAGCAGCTGGTTCTTTTGCACAGAGAGGATGGGCCGGGCCCCTCCAGGACGGTCGAGTGGCTCAACATGCGTAGCTGGTGCTCCGGGCACCTGCACCTCAAATGTCCCCGCAGGGTTTTCTCCAGACGCAGCCCCAGCAAACTA AGGGAGGTGTATGAGAAGGTGTTTGAGAAAacggcagacagacacagtgacttcTCTCGGCTGGCCCGAGTCCTGACTGGAAACAGCATCGCTGTGGTGCTGGGAGGAGGCGGAGCCAG AGGCTGCTCGCATGTGGGTGTGATCAAAGCTATGGAGGAAGCGGGGATTCCTATTGACATAGTGGGTGGGACCTCAATCGGCTCATTCATCGGCGCGCTGTATGCTGAGGAGAGGAGTGCCGTCAGAACCAAACAGAGAGCCAGAGAGTGGTCCAAG GCAATGAACTCAGTCTTCAAAACAGTCCTGGACCTGACCTATCCCATCACGTCCATGTTCTCCGGTTCTGCCTTCAACACCAGCATCTATAAAGTGTTCCAGGACAAGCAAGCTGAG GACCTGTGGCTGCCATACTTTAACGTCACCACCGACATCACGGCCTCAGCCATGCGTGTTCACCAGGATG GCTCTCTGTGGCGCTATGTGCGGGCGAGCATGACCCTCTCGGGGTACCTGCCGCCTCTCTGTGACCCCAAAGATGGCAACTTGCTAATGGACGGTGGCTACATCAACAACCTGCCAG CGGACATTGCGAGGAACATGGGTGCCAGAACAGTCATTGCCATCGACGTGGGTAGCCAAGATGAAACCGACCTCTGTAACTATGGCGACTGCCTGTCTGGCTGGTGGTTGCTGTGGAAACGAATCAATCCCTGGGCAGAGAAAGTAAAG GTCCCCGACATGGCAGAGATCCAGTCTCGGTTGGCCTACGTGTCTTGTGTGAGGCagttagaggtggtgaagaagAGTGCCTACTGCGAGTACATCAGACCGCCCATCGATCGCTTCAAGACCATGGACTTCGGCAAGTTTGATGAGATCTAT GATGTGGGCTACCAGCATGGCAAGTTGCTGTTCACTGGCTGGGCCCGAGGTGACATTATCGAGAACATGCTGAGGGACCATCGCTCAGCCGATTACAACGACAGCAAGAGAACTGAC TCCTGCTCGTGTGTGGGAGCTGACTTCACTGACCTTGCAGAGATTGTATCCAGGATAGAGCCAGTCCAAAGCTACGTAGCTGCAGATG CGGAGGAGTCAGACTGTCTGACAGAGTACGAGGAAGACGGGATGGACActgtgagagaggaggagggggaggaagaggaggaagaggcagaggaCCCTGAGGATCACTCCCCTGGAGAGTGGGGCCAGAACGGAGTCTTTCAAACT GATGAGGAGAAATCTGTGAGACAGCGCAGGAAACTCACCAGTGACTCCAACACCTCCGAGGTCTCCGATTGCTGA